In a genomic window of Streptococcus oralis:
- a CDS encoding sensor histidine kinase gives MFNKLKKTWYADDFSYFIRNFGVFTLIFSAMTLIILQVMHSSLYTSVDEKLQALSSSPQAVIQLALNRATEEVKDIQPATADANKAEIKPNVSSNTEVLLFDKDFNQLLLGNRFLGLDKIKLDKKELNHIRQIQVVNSYGQEETYRMILMETNSSSVSSNVKYAAVLINTSQLEQISQNHEHLIVVVMASFWLLSLIASVYLARVSVKPLLESMQKQKSFVENASHELRTPLAVLQNRLENLFRKPEATIMESSESIASSLEEVRNMRFLTTNLLNLARRDDGIKPEIAEVSPQFFKTTFANYELIASENDRIFEYENRIYRPFMTDQLLLKQLMTILFDNAIKYTEEDGKIEFVVHATDRHLYLTVTDNGIGISAADKKKIFDRFYRVDKARTRQKGGFGLGLSLAKQIVDALRGTISVKDNKPRGTIFEVKIAIQSPSKRKNK, from the coding sequence ATGTTCAATAAACTAAAAAAAACATGGTATGCGGATGATTTCAGCTATTTCATTCGAAACTTTGGAGTGTTCACCCTGATCTTCTCTGCTATGACCTTGATTATCCTCCAGGTCATGCACTCGAGTCTCTATACTTCTGTAGATGAAAAACTCCAAGCCCTTAGTAGCAGTCCCCAAGCGGTTATCCAGTTAGCCTTGAATCGGGCGACTGAAGAGGTCAAGGATATTCAACCAGCAACAGCGGATGCCAACAAGGCTGAAATCAAGCCCAATGTCAGCTCCAATACGGAAGTCTTGCTCTTTGACAAGGATTTTAACCAACTCTTATTGGGGAATCGCTTTTTAGGTTTGGACAAGATCAAGCTGGACAAAAAGGAGTTGAATCACATTCGCCAAATCCAAGTTGTCAATAGCTACGGTCAGGAAGAAACCTATCGGATGATTTTGATGGAAACCAACTCTTCCTCGGTATCAAGTAACGTCAAGTATGCGGCGGTTTTAATCAATACCAGCCAGCTCGAGCAAATCAGCCAAAATCACGAGCATTTAATTGTTGTAGTCATGGCTAGTTTCTGGCTCCTGTCTTTAATTGCCAGTGTTTACCTAGCACGTGTCAGTGTCAAACCCTTGCTGGAAAGTATGCAAAAGCAGAAGTCCTTTGTTGAAAATGCAAGTCACGAACTGAGAACGCCTTTGGCCGTTTTACAAAATCGTTTAGAAAATCTCTTTCGAAAACCAGAGGCAACGATTATGGAATCCAGCGAAAGTATCGCTTCGAGTCTTGAAGAAGTTCGCAACATGCGCTTCCTTACGACCAATCTTCTCAACCTTGCACGTCGAGATGATGGAATCAAACCAGAAATAGCAGAAGTATCACCACAGTTCTTTAAGACGACTTTTGCTAACTATGAGTTGATTGCTTCTGAAAATGATCGTATTTTTGAGTATGAAAATCGGATTTATCGTCCCTTCATGACCGATCAGTTGCTCCTAAAACAGCTCATGACCATCTTATTTGACAATGCCATCAAGTATACTGAAGAAGATGGGAAAATTGAGTTTGTAGTTCATGCTACAGATCGCCACCTCTATCTAACAGTAACGGATAACGGAATTGGAATCTCAGCTGCTGACAAGAAGAAAATCTTTGACCGATTTTACCGTGTGGACAAGGCGAGAACCCGTCAGAAAGGTGGCTTTGGTCTTGGACTATCTTTAGCCAAGCAGATCGTAGATGCATTAAGAGGAACGATTAGCGTAAAAGATAACAAACCTAGAGGAACAATTTTTGAAGTTAAGATCGCTATTCAATCGCCTTCAAAACGTAAGAATAAATAA
- the ciaR gene encoding two-component system response regulator CiaR: MIKILLVEDDLGLSNSVFDFLDDFADVMQVFDGEEGLYEAESGVYDLILLDLMLPEKNGFQVLKELREKGITTPVLIMTAKESLDDKGHGFELGADDYLTKPFYLEELKMRIQALLKRSGKFNENTLTYGDIVVNLSTNEVKVEDTPVELLGKEFELLVYFLQNQNVILPKTQIFDRLWGFDSDTTISVVEVYVSKVRKKLKGTAFAENLQTLRSVGYILKDVQ, translated from the coding sequence ATGATAAAAATCTTATTAGTAGAAGACGACCTAGGCCTGTCAAACTCAGTATTTGACTTTTTGGATGATTTTGCAGATGTCATGCAGGTTTTTGATGGAGAAGAAGGTCTTTACGAAGCTGAAAGTGGCGTCTATGACTTGATTTTGCTTGACCTGATGTTGCCTGAAAAAAATGGCTTCCAAGTTCTGAAAGAATTGCGTGAAAAAGGAATCACGACACCAGTCCTTATCATGACTGCCAAAGAGAGTTTGGATGACAAGGGACACGGTTTTGAGCTTGGAGCGGATGACTACCTCACCAAACCTTTCTACCTTGAAGAACTCAAAATGCGGATCCAAGCCCTTCTCAAACGTTCAGGTAAGTTTAACGAAAACACCTTGACCTATGGAGATATTGTCGTTAACCTTTCAACGAATGAAGTGAAGGTGGAAGATACTCCTGTGGAACTACTCGGAAAAGAGTTTGAGTTATTGGTTTATTTCCTTCAAAATCAAAATGTTATTCTTCCTAAGACGCAAATTTTTGACCGTCTATGGGGATTTGATAGCGATACGACGATTTCCGTTGTAGAAGTCTATGTCTCAAAAGTTCGTAAGAAATTGAAGGGAACAGCCTTTGCTGAAAATCTTCAAACCTTGCGTAGTGTCGGGTATATTTTAAAAGATGTTCAATAA